Below is a window of Trichocoleus desertorum ATA4-8-CV12 DNA.
TTGGCTCTCATGGGTAGATAGGAAGCTAAACGTCGTCACTTAGACTAGCCCCAGAAAATTTGTTGATTAATCAGCACCAGGAGAGATCATCCCTAAACTTAGACCTGATCCTGCCGATAGGCGCGAATTTCAGCGGTGAATTTTTCGCCGTACTGCTCTAGCTTGCGGCTCCCCACGCCAGAAATTCGGGCGAACTCGGTTAAAGTTTGGGGTTGCTGTTGGGCCATCAATTTTAAGCTGGAATCGCTGAAGACCACATAGGGAGGGACGGCTTGTTGATCAGCCAAGCGTTTTCGCAGCGATCGCAACCGTTGAAACAAAACTTCTACATCAGCCCTTAAGCCTTCCGACTCGCTTTCTTCTAGGTGATTAGTTGCAGGGGGTACGGCAATGAGAAGCGATCGCTGCTTCTTCAAGATCTCCCAACTCTGAGCATTGAGTTTGAGTACTGAGTAGCCATCACTGGTTTCTTCAACCAAACCTTGGTGTAGCAAAGCCCGTCCTAAAATTCGCCATGCGTCAGCGGTTTTGTCTTTGCCAATGCCGTAGGTGGAGAGTTTGTCATGATTATTTTGTAAAACCTTTTGATTCTTCGAACCCCGTAACACATCAATAATGTGGTTCATACCAAAACGCTCTTGGCAGCGGGCAATGCAAGAAAGAAACTTTTGGGCTTCAATGGTCCAATCTTCAATCGGTTGTGGGTATAGGCAATGATCACAGTTGCCACAGTCCCCCGGAAAGCCTTCGCCAAAATAACTGAGTTGGATCGTACGGCGACAGACAGTCCCCTCGGCATAACCAACTACCTGCCGCAACTGTTGCCGCGCAATTAGCTGATCTTGCGGATCGGTTTTTTGCTCGATCAGATACTCCACAGTTTTGATGTCGCCCAAGCCAAAAAACAACGTACAGTGAGCAGGTTCACTGTCTCGTCCCGCTCGCCCCGACTCTTGGTAGTAGCTTTCGATGCTACGCGGTAAGTCGTAGTGAATCACAAACCGCACATCTGGCTTGTTAATGCCCATGCCAAAGGCGACTGTGGCGACCATCACCCGCACATCATCTCGAATGAACCGAGTTTGATTGGTACTGCGGGCTTCGTCGCTCAACCCCGCATGATAGGGCAGCGCTTCCACACCATCTTGCTGCAACTTGCTGGCTAACTCTTCAACTTTGCGACGGCTGAGACAGTAGATAATTCCTGAACCAGCGGTTTGTTGAACTTGGTGCAGCAACTCCTTATAAGCTTGCTTTGGGCTGGGTTTGGGCCGCACTTCGTAATAAAGATTGGGCCGATTGAAGCTAGCGGTGTGAATGTAAGGGTCTTGCAGCCACAACTGTTCGATAATGTCTTGCCTGACCCGCTCTGTGGCTGTGGCCGTTAAAGCCATGATGGGCACATCGGGGTAACGTTGGCGCAATTGCTGTAACTGCCGGTATTCAGGCCGAAAGTCGTGGCCCCAATCGGAGACGCAGTGAGCTTCGTCAATGGCAAACCCAGCCAAGCCCATGCGCGATCGCACGTAGTCTAAAAAAGGTAAACATCGCTCATTTAATAAGCGCTCTGGAGCGAGATAGAGCAGCTTGATCTCCCCTGCTAAAATTGCCGCTTCCCGCGATCGCGCCTCCATTGGATGCAAGCTACTGTTGAGGAATGTGGCCCCAATGCCATTGTCCTGTAGGGCTTGTACCTGGTCTTGCATCAGGGCAATCAGCGGTGATACCACTACCGTTAAACCTGGCTTCAGCAGGGCTGGTAACTGAAAACAGAGAGATTTGCCGCCGCCTGTGGGCATCACGATCAATGCATCTCGGTTTTCTAAGGCAGTCTCGACAATTTCGCGCTGTCCAGGACGAAAAGCTTCGTAGCCGAAAAAATGCTTCAGCGCTTGTTCCAGCGAGGAAAATTGAGTCGGTGTGGAAAGGATATCTACTGACATTGATTCAATCTGGGCTATCCATTGCCTCGCTACCTTGCACCCATGACGAATGCAAAGGAGGATGCGAGAGCGTAGACTTGCCATAGTTGTTGAGTGCGGCTCCAGAGACTCCTTAGCTTATCAAAATCTGGGTGGTCGTCTGACAGCTAATTGGTGTAGTTCTTCTTGTCTACGCTTTGTCTACGCTAGTTTAGAAAAGTTGTGAGTCTGTCTCTTCTAGAGAATCGCCTACCTGCTAAAATCTGCTACGCCTGCTAATGGAACCAGATGAAGATACTTTGCCTGAGTAACGGTCATGGAGAGGATGCGATCGCGGTGCGGATTTTGCAAGAATTGCAGCAACAGCCGCAAGCTTCAGAAATTGCCGCTCTGCCCCTCGTTGGCAAAGGTCAAGCTTACATCAACCACAATATTGCGATCGTCGGCCCTATCAAAACCATGCCTTCTGGTGGCTTTGTCTATATGGATGGTCGGCAACTGGCGCGGGACATTAAAGGTGGCTTGCTACAACTGACGCTCGCTCAAATCAAAACCGTCAAAGCTTGGGCGAAAGCAGGGGGAGTCATTCTAGCGGTGGGCGATATTGTGCCGCTGTTATTCGCTTGGCTGAGTGGCGCTCCCTACGCTTTCGTCGGCACCGCCAAGTCAGAATATTACCTACGCGATGAAGTGGGCCCGCTACCCCGTCACTCCTGGTTTGAGAAAATGGAAGATTGGTCAGGCTCAGTTTACTTACCTTGGGAACGTTGGCTGATGAGCCGCCCCAAGTGCCAAGCCGTTTTTCCTAGAGATAGCTTAACCACGGCTGGGCTG
It encodes the following:
- the recQ gene encoding DNA helicase RecQ, with the translated sequence MSVDILSTPTQFSSLEQALKHFFGYEAFRPGQREIVETALENRDALIVMPTGGGKSLCFQLPALLKPGLTVVVSPLIALMQDQVQALQDNGIGATFLNSSLHPMEARSREAAILAGEIKLLYLAPERLLNERCLPFLDYVRSRMGLAGFAIDEAHCVSDWGHDFRPEYRQLQQLRQRYPDVPIMALTATATERVRQDIIEQLWLQDPYIHTASFNRPNLYYEVRPKPSPKQAYKELLHQVQQTAGSGIIYCLSRRKVEELASKLQQDGVEALPYHAGLSDEARSTNQTRFIRDDVRVMVATVAFGMGINKPDVRFVIHYDLPRSIESYYQESGRAGRDSEPAHCTLFFGLGDIKTVEYLIEQKTDPQDQLIARQQLRQVVGYAEGTVCRRTIQLSYFGEGFPGDCGNCDHCLYPQPIEDWTIEAQKFLSCIARCQERFGMNHIIDVLRGSKNQKVLQNNHDKLSTYGIGKDKTADAWRILGRALLHQGLVEETSDGYSVLKLNAQSWEILKKQRSLLIAVPPATNHLEESESEGLRADVEVLFQRLRSLRKRLADQQAVPPYVVFSDSSLKLMAQQQPQTLTEFARISGVGSRKLEQYGEKFTAEIRAYRQDQV